A single genomic interval of Bradyrhizobium sp. AZCC 1693 harbors:
- a CDS encoding gluconokinase, whose translation MVGSEFPCALVVMGVSGSGKSTIADHLATRLGWRYEDGDRFHPASNVAKMSAGHPLTDEDRWPWLQAIADEIDRLSVAGERAVIACSALKRSYRDILVHGRDDVRIVFLDGTQDLIAARLAARQGHFMPPGLLASQFRTLEPPVAGERPITVSIDATVERIVDDIVNQLNLVPQ comes from the coding sequence TTGGTGGGCAGTGAGTTCCCTTGCGCGCTGGTGGTGATGGGCGTTTCCGGCTCGGGCAAGAGCACCATCGCCGATCACCTGGCCACACGCCTCGGCTGGCGCTACGAGGATGGCGACAGGTTTCACCCGGCAAGCAACGTCGCGAAGATGAGCGCCGGCCATCCGCTGACCGACGAGGACCGCTGGCCGTGGCTGCAGGCGATCGCCGACGAGATCGACCGCCTCTCGGTCGCCGGCGAGCGCGCCGTCATTGCCTGCTCGGCGCTGAAGCGCTCCTATCGCGACATCCTCGTGCACGGCCGCGACGATGTCCGCATCGTCTTTCTCGACGGAACGCAGGATCTGATCGCGGCCCGCCTTGCCGCCCGCCAGGGCCACTTCATGCCGCCCGGCCTGCTCGCCAGCCAGTTCAGGACGCTGGAGCCGCCGGTCGCCGGCGAGCGGCCGATCACGGTATCGATCGATGCTACCGTCGAGAGAATCGTGGATGACATCGTCAATCAATTGAACCTGGTTCCCCAATGA
- a CDS encoding Cof-type HAD-IIB family hydrolase encodes MTRIALVVSDVDGTLLTKDKVLTDGAKAAVRRLHEAGIGFTIVSSRPTIGMGFLIEPLSITLPVGAFNGSSIVDDKFRPIEQHLISPAVVQRSLDVLNAFGVDIWLFTSDRWYTRNPDGEYVPHEKRAIKADPTIIPDFTSHLGAACKIVGASSDAALLQRCEVAMKEAVGGEATAVRSQTYYLDVTPPGHDKGTFVDAMTRRLGIPAAAVATIGDMENDLPMFARSGVSFAMGNAADGIKQHATHVTDSNERDGFAAAIEMVLQLG; translated from the coding sequence ATGACCCGCATTGCGCTTGTTGTTTCCGACGTCGACGGCACCCTGTTGACGAAGGACAAAGTCCTGACCGATGGCGCAAAGGCAGCGGTGCGCAGGCTGCACGAGGCCGGCATCGGCTTCACCATCGTCTCCAGCCGGCCGACCATCGGCATGGGGTTTCTGATCGAGCCGCTTTCGATCACACTTCCCGTCGGCGCCTTCAACGGCAGCTCGATCGTTGACGACAAGTTCAGGCCGATCGAGCAGCATCTGATTTCGCCGGCAGTAGTGCAGCGCAGCCTCGACGTGCTCAACGCGTTCGGCGTGGATATCTGGCTGTTCACCAGCGACCGCTGGTACACACGCAATCCCGATGGCGAGTACGTCCCGCACGAAAAGCGGGCGATCAAGGCCGATCCGACCATCATCCCGGATTTCACATCGCATCTCGGAGCCGCCTGCAAGATCGTCGGCGCCAGTTCGGATGCGGCGTTGCTGCAGCGTTGCGAAGTGGCGATGAAAGAGGCGGTCGGCGGCGAGGCGACCGCGGTCCGCTCGCAGACCTATTATCTCGACGTCACCCCGCCGGGTCATGACAAGGGCACCTTCGTGGACGCGATGACCAGGCGACTCGGCATTCCGGCCGCGGCGGTGGCGACCATCGGCGACATGGAGAATGATCTTCCGATGTTTGCCAGGAGCGGCGTTTCGTTTGCGATGGGCAATGCGGCCGACGGCATCAAGCAGCACGCGACGCACGTGACCGACAGCAACGAGCGCGACGGATTTGCGGCTGCGATCGAGATGGTGCTGCAGCTCGGATAG
- a CDS encoding adenylate/guanylate cyclase domain-containing protein — protein MSSEPRFHVGFRTSIIALVVGIVLFVGLALVYLSFVRVTSITRSAASSFLDMVAQLSADRVDAQLKTARDSLDILRGLTSVQQGDIRDNPRLNVVLASMLRNNKQLYNLYVGYDDGSFLEMDFIDRAGEAGKSRLGAPDSAKFRLVIIAKAGDGGKLISSIHFLSDTLASISQLPGPADYDPRSRLWFKDAHEPNAGLLTEPYVFFATGEAGYTVRVPIEGGRRGVVAGDILLSEAEAMLRRQQIGKSGLAFLFDDAGRVLVHPDMRNLMEAADRSGQPGELPRLSAVDTIGISAAISAWRKSGVAQQFFRDSNGRTYAAAFHPIALAGAENLNLGLFAPVDEFYAQIEADRRKLFVVAIAFVLAALPIAFALGSMLSGSLRELARETDNIQKFRFTNEAQLHSPIREIDELGRSVSTMRTLIQTFSNFVPKRLVQQLVETGNAMTLGGTRREVTILFADVANFTGITEHRDPAQVMQFTSRYFAALSEAIMANKGTVDKFIGDAVMAIWNAPIEDDDHVANACAAVLACIKVNRELNAEFEREGWPAYHTRFGMHVGDVVVGNIGSSDRMNYTVLGAAVNLAARLESLNKQYQTTALVSEAVKQRVEQRFVFRSVDRIKPKGFAAESQVHELVGARAESGIRRAV, from the coding sequence ATGTCGTCCGAACCACGTTTTCACGTCGGCTTCAGAACATCGATCATCGCGCTGGTCGTCGGCATTGTCCTGTTCGTCGGTCTGGCACTGGTCTATCTCAGCTTCGTCCGCGTCACGTCGATCACGCGTTCCGCCGCAAGCTCGTTTCTCGACATGGTGGCGCAACTCTCAGCCGATCGCGTCGATGCCCAACTCAAGACCGCACGCGACAGTCTCGATATCCTTCGGGGACTGACCTCGGTTCAGCAAGGAGATATCAGGGATAATCCGCGGCTGAACGTCGTGCTGGCATCGATGCTGCGAAACAACAAGCAGCTCTATAACCTCTATGTCGGTTACGACGACGGCAGCTTCCTGGAGATGGATTTCATCGATCGCGCGGGCGAAGCGGGGAAATCGCGCCTTGGGGCGCCGGATAGCGCCAAATTTCGCCTCGTCATCATCGCGAAAGCCGGGGATGGCGGGAAACTCATTTCTTCCATCCATTTTCTGTCCGACACGCTCGCATCCATTTCGCAGCTCCCAGGCCCGGCGGATTACGACCCGCGCAGCAGGCTGTGGTTCAAGGATGCCCACGAGCCCAACGCCGGCCTGCTCACCGAGCCCTATGTGTTCTTTGCTACCGGAGAGGCCGGCTACACGGTCCGCGTTCCGATCGAAGGCGGTCGTCGCGGCGTGGTGGCGGGGGATATATTGCTCAGCGAAGCCGAAGCCATGTTGCGCAGGCAGCAGATCGGTAAATCCGGTCTCGCCTTTCTGTTTGACGATGCGGGCCGCGTGCTTGTGCATCCGGATATGCGGAACTTGATGGAAGCGGCGGACCGCAGCGGCCAGCCAGGTGAACTGCCGCGCCTCAGTGCGGTCGATACCATCGGCATATCCGCCGCGATCAGTGCCTGGCGGAAGAGTGGCGTGGCGCAGCAGTTCTTCCGCGACAGCAACGGCAGGACCTATGCAGCCGCGTTCCATCCGATCGCACTGGCCGGCGCCGAGAATCTGAACCTCGGCCTGTTTGCGCCCGTCGATGAATTCTATGCTCAAATCGAAGCCGACCGGCGCAAGCTGTTCGTCGTCGCTATCGCCTTCGTGCTGGCCGCGCTGCCGATTGCGTTCGCATTGGGATCGATGCTTTCGGGTTCGCTAAGGGAGTTGGCCCGGGAAACCGACAATATCCAGAAATTCCGGTTTACGAATGAAGCGCAGCTGCATTCGCCGATTCGCGAAATCGACGAGCTGGGACGCTCGGTCTCCACCATGCGCACGCTGATCCAGACATTCTCGAATTTCGTTCCGAAACGTCTCGTCCAGCAACTCGTCGAAACCGGGAACGCGATGACGCTTGGCGGTACGCGGCGCGAGGTGACGATCCTGTTTGCCGATGTCGCCAACTTCACCGGCATCACCGAACATCGGGACCCGGCCCAGGTCATGCAGTTCACCTCACGCTACTTCGCGGCGTTGTCGGAGGCCATCATGGCGAACAAGGGCACGGTCGACAAGTTCATCGGCGACGCCGTGATGGCGATATGGAATGCGCCGATCGAGGACGACGATCATGTCGCGAATGCCTGTGCAGCGGTTCTTGCCTGCATCAAGGTCAACCGCGAACTCAATGCCGAATTCGAGCGCGAGGGATGGCCTGCCTACCACACGCGGTTTGGGATGCATGTAGGCGATGTCGTGGTCGGGAATATAGGCTCGTCCGACCGGATGAATTACACGGTACTGGGGGCGGCCGTTAATCTCGCAGCGCGCCTTGAATCCCTGAACAAGCAATACCAAACGACGGCGCTCGTGAGCGAGGCCGTCAAGCAGCGCGTCGAGCAGCGCTTCGTGTTTCGGAGCGTGGATCGCATCAAGCCCAAGGGATTCGCAGCGGAGTCCCAGGTCCACGAGTTGGTAGGGGCGAGGGCCGAAAGCGGTATTCGCAGGGCGGTCTGA
- a CDS encoding formylglycine-generating enzyme family protein produces MLRVEKEQCVRSSDDRAGAMVWIPGGTFRMGSDRHYPEEAPSRQVAVGGFWIDQTPVTNRQFSQFVAATGHVTTAEAPPDPKEYPGALPHMLYAGSLVFMRPRSTFDLCDRSQWWFFLEGADWRHPYGPKTDIHGFDDYPVVHVSFSDAIAYAKWACKDLPTEAEWEFAARGGLDGAEFAWGDVFMPDGLCMANTWRGDFPRHSRDEDGYEHTSPVTAFPPNGYGLHDMIGNVWEWTCDWYSPNPETDMAKACCIPQNPRGGNEEASYDPRLPDIKIPRKVLKGGSHLCAPNHCRRYRPAARHAEPVHTSACHVGFRCVAREPNAS; encoded by the coding sequence ATGCTGCGGGTGGAAAAGGAGCAGTGCGTTCGATCATCCGATGATCGCGCCGGCGCCATGGTCTGGATTCCCGGCGGCACATTTCGCATGGGATCCGACAGGCACTATCCCGAGGAGGCGCCAAGCCGGCAGGTTGCGGTCGGCGGCTTCTGGATCGACCAGACACCCGTAACGAACCGGCAATTCAGCCAATTCGTGGCGGCGACTGGCCATGTGACGACAGCTGAAGCTCCGCCCGACCCGAAGGAATATCCCGGCGCCCTGCCGCATATGCTCTATGCAGGCTCCCTCGTGTTCATGCGGCCGCGGTCGACGTTCGATCTGTGCGACCGGAGCCAGTGGTGGTTCTTTTTGGAGGGCGCAGACTGGCGCCATCCCTATGGTCCCAAGACCGACATCCACGGGTTCGATGATTACCCTGTCGTACACGTCTCGTTTTCCGACGCAATCGCCTATGCCAAATGGGCTTGCAAGGACCTGCCGACGGAAGCGGAATGGGAGTTTGCCGCGCGCGGCGGACTGGACGGCGCTGAATTCGCATGGGGCGACGTGTTCATGCCCGATGGCTTATGCATGGCCAACACCTGGCGGGGCGACTTTCCACGGCACAGCCGTGACGAAGACGGCTACGAACACACTTCCCCGGTGACGGCCTTTCCGCCCAACGGTTACGGGCTGCATGATATGATCGGAAATGTCTGGGAATGGACCTGCGACTGGTACTCGCCGAACCCCGAAACCGACATGGCGAAGGCGTGCTGCATTCCGCAAAATCCGCGTGGCGGCAACGAGGAAGCCAGCTACGATCCTCGGCTGCCTGACATCAAAATTCCTCGCAAGGTGCTCAAGGGCGGCTCGCATCTCTGCGCGCCCAATCATTGTCGCCGCTACCGTCCGGCGGCGCGTCACGCCGAACCGGTGCATACGTCGGCCTGTCACGTTGGATTCCGCTGCGTCGCCCGGGAACCGAACGCGTCTTGA
- a CDS encoding helix-turn-helix domain-containing protein, with product MDGLTVLTSRVDGFEGFRDAVHGSHVDVMQLQRGRFRGLLTHIGVGDFSLSVGSFSVGLRTQRTSSDPKLIVGMLLGAESRVTHWSYDMDPGDVLVIPPGVDHDGRFHGAASYAALRLDLAGVAGAFGGESWMSDPANWRRKHRYRADPRIGADAVARLREIVSRLSDPDARVSPEAANFWRRAIIDVVTATVMHSQPPGTTETIPSATRLIRNAEHYIEAAGSRPVHISEICAKCGVSRRSLHRAFTEVLGIGPVTFLQRKRLCDIHSALRDCDPATTTIAEIALQHGFLNLGRFSGYYRALFDEYPSETFGKRYPGRGRQRPAEPAATSSAASPASRSIASLHSNYARY from the coding sequence ATGGACGGCTTGACGGTCCTCACGTCTCGCGTCGATGGTTTCGAAGGCTTTCGCGACGCCGTCCACGGCTCGCATGTCGATGTGATGCAGCTTCAACGGGGCCGGTTCCGCGGCCTGCTGACCCATATCGGCGTCGGAGACTTCTCCCTCAGCGTCGGATCGTTCTCTGTCGGACTGCGGACACAACGGACGTCGTCCGATCCCAAGCTCATCGTCGGCATGCTGCTCGGCGCGGAAAGCCGCGTCACGCACTGGTCGTACGACATGGACCCGGGGGATGTTCTGGTGATTCCGCCTGGGGTCGACCATGACGGACGATTCCATGGCGCCGCATCGTATGCGGCTCTTCGGCTCGACCTGGCCGGCGTGGCCGGCGCTTTCGGCGGCGAGAGTTGGATGAGCGATCCCGCCAACTGGCGCCGCAAACATCGTTATCGCGCGGACCCGCGTATCGGCGCGGATGCCGTGGCAAGACTTCGCGAGATTGTGTCGCGGCTCTCCGATCCGGACGCGCGCGTGTCGCCGGAGGCCGCGAATTTCTGGCGGCGGGCGATCATCGATGTCGTCACCGCCACCGTCATGCATTCGCAACCGCCCGGCACGACAGAGACGATCCCATCGGCGACCCGGCTGATCCGGAATGCCGAGCACTATATCGAAGCCGCCGGTTCCCGGCCCGTGCATATTTCGGAGATTTGCGCCAAGTGCGGCGTGTCCCGCCGCAGCCTTCATCGCGCGTTTACCGAGGTGCTCGGCATCGGTCCGGTCACCTTTCTTCAACGCAAGCGGCTATGCGACATCCATTCGGCACTTCGTGACTGCGATCCAGCCACGACGACGATCGCGGAAATCGCCCTGCAACATGGCTTCCTCAATCTCGGAAGGTTTTCCGGCTACTATCGCGCGCTGTTCGACGAGTATCCATCGGAGACGTTCGGCAAACGCTATCCCGGCCGGGGCCGGCAGCGGCCGGCCGAGCCCGCTGCTACTTCGAGCGCTGCTTCGCCGGCTTCTCGGTCGATTGCTTCGTTGCACTCAAATTATGCGCGGTATTGA
- the malQ gene encoding 4-alpha-glucanotransferase, with amino-acid sequence MDLFAQAKAQGIQTEFLDGQGHRRVTDAAALKIILDALPPQAPGPLVGHPVVVRSGRPSRTELPATARLPVEWKIVADSGLIAEGESSDHAIDWPRDLPHGVYRLQVSDASTAEDVPLISAPERAFGGEFDRCWLLAVQLYGVRSARNWGMGDFTDLARLIELADHLGADGVGLNPLHALFDDRPGDCSPYSPNSRLFLNALYIDVEKLPEFQPDPETSAALAPLRAGDVVDYVGVAGLKWRALRRAFAVFKANAKPARQQDFDNFRAERGALLSHFACFEALRRKFGKPWWEWPEAWRQPDDARCAALRQGADASEIEFVEFVQWTADRQLGAAADLAKQLGMKVGLYLDVAVGVQADGFDAWNEQVAISRHLGVGAPPDPLNTAGQTWGLAGFNAVGLELESFAPYRDMLRASMRHAGAIRLDHVLGLKRLYLVPQGFSARDGVYVQMPFEALLAVTAEESVANRCVVIGEDLGTVPEGFRDQIADWGIWSYLVMMFERDDAGSFRHIDHYLTNALVTFNTHDLSTYAGWRSFGDLELKRSLGIDPGESDDARWHALAMLDDVLRHHAIDRNDLYSVASFLARTRSRLLAISLEDLLGVVDQPNIPGTVNEHPNWRRRLPVPIEEMTSMVDVAALKAATHERSRAAL; translated from the coding sequence ATGGACCTTTTTGCTCAAGCCAAAGCCCAGGGAATTCAGACCGAATTCCTGGATGGACAAGGTCACCGCCGTGTGACGGACGCCGCCGCGCTCAAAATCATCCTGGATGCCCTGCCGCCGCAGGCCCCGGGACCGCTGGTCGGCCACCCCGTGGTGGTCCGGTCCGGGCGGCCGTCGCGAACCGAGCTCCCGGCTACAGCCAGGCTTCCGGTGGAGTGGAAAATCGTTGCGGACTCAGGGCTTATCGCCGAGGGCGAGAGCTCCGATCACGCCATCGACTGGCCCAGGGACCTGCCACATGGCGTTTACCGGCTTCAGGTGAGCGACGCCTCGACCGCCGAAGACGTGCCGCTGATTTCGGCGCCGGAAAGGGCGTTTGGTGGCGAGTTCGACCGTTGCTGGCTGCTCGCGGTCCAGCTTTACGGCGTCCGCTCCGCCCGCAACTGGGGCATGGGCGACTTTACCGACCTCGCCCGCCTGATCGAACTCGCCGATCATCTCGGCGCCGACGGCGTCGGCCTCAATCCGCTGCATGCCCTGTTCGACGATCGTCCGGGCGATTGCAGCCCGTATTCGCCGAACAGCCGGTTGTTTCTCAACGCGCTCTATATCGACGTTGAAAAGCTGCCCGAATTTCAGCCCGATCCCGAAACAAGCGCGGCGCTGGCGCCGTTGCGGGCAGGCGATGTCGTCGATTACGTCGGTGTCGCCGGTCTGAAATGGCGGGCGCTGCGCAGGGCCTTTGCTGTCTTCAAGGCCAACGCCAAGCCGGCCCGCCAACAGGATTTTGACAATTTCCGCGCCGAGCGCGGCGCCTTGCTGTCGCACTTTGCCTGCTTCGAGGCGCTCCGGCGCAAATTCGGCAAGCCGTGGTGGGAATGGCCGGAAGCGTGGCGGCAGCCGGACGATGCCAGATGCGCTGCCCTGCGCCAGGGCGCGGACGCCTCCGAAATCGAGTTCGTCGAATTCGTGCAATGGACCGCCGACCGGCAGTTGGGGGCGGCCGCCGATCTGGCGAAGCAACTCGGCATGAAGGTCGGGCTCTATCTCGACGTCGCGGTCGGCGTGCAGGCCGACGGCTTCGACGCCTGGAACGAGCAGGTTGCGATCTCCCGCCATCTCGGCGTCGGCGCGCCGCCCGATCCGCTCAACACCGCCGGCCAGACCTGGGGCCTCGCCGGCTTCAATGCCGTGGGGCTCGAGCTTGAGTCCTTTGCGCCCTACCGCGACATGCTGCGCGCCTCGATGCGCCACGCCGGCGCGATCCGTCTCGACCATGTGCTCGGGCTGAAGCGGCTCTACTTGGTGCCGCAAGGCTTCAGCGCCCGCGACGGCGTCTACGTCCAGATGCCGTTCGAGGCGCTGTTGGCCGTGACCGCGGAGGAAAGCGTTGCCAATCGCTGCGTCGTGATCGGCGAAGACCTCGGCACCGTGCCGGAAGGGTTTCGCGACCAGATCGCCGATTGGGGCATCTGGTCGTATCTCGTGATGATGTTCGAACGCGACGATGCCGGCTCGTTCCGCCATATCGACCACTACTTGACCAATGCGCTCGTCACCTTCAACACCCACGATCTCTCGACCTATGCCGGCTGGCGCTCCTTCGGCGATCTCGAGCTGAAGCGCTCGCTCGGCATCGATCCGGGCGAGAGCGACGATGCGCGCTGGCATGCGCTGGCGATGCTGGACGATGTGCTGCGTCATCACGCCATCGACCGCAACGATCTCTATTCGGTGGCGAGTTTTCTGGCGCGCACCAGGTCGCGGCTGCTCGCGATCTCGCTGGAGGACCTGCTCGGGGTGGTGGACCAGCCCAATATTCCCGGCACCGTCAACGAGCATCCGAACTGGCGGCGGCGGCTTCCGGTGCCGATCGAGGAAATGACATCGATGGTCGACGTCGCCGCACTCAAGGCGGCAACCCATGAGCGGTCGCGCGCCGCGCTCTGA
- the treS gene encoding maltose alpha-D-glucosyltransferase, which yields MLDRKEAPAADTAADELWYKDAIIYQLHVKAFADSNNDGIGDFAGLTEKLGYLQDLGVTTLWLLPFYPSPGRDDGYDIADYGDINPDFGTMKDFRRFIQEAKKRGLRVITELVINHTSDQHDWFKRARRSDPNSSARNWYVWSDTDQKYQGTRIIFTDTEKSNWTWDPEAGQFYWHRFFSHQPDLNFDNPRVVSALVQVMKRWLDTGVDGFRLDAIPYLCERDGTNNENLPETHTIIKRLRSELDAYARGKVLLAEANQWPEDVQEYFGRGDECHMAYHFPLMPRIYMAIAQEDRFPITDILRQTPDIPANCQWALFLRNHDELTLEMVTDVERDYLWSTYANDPRARINVGIRRRLAPLMDNDRRKIELMNSLLLSFPGTPIIYYGDEIGMGDNIYLGDRNGVRTPMQWTPDRNGGFSRADPARLYAPTIMDPVYGYESVNVEAQSRSLSSLLSATKRLIAVRKSTLAFGRGTMTFIRPENRSVLCYVRQYQGEVILCVANLSRSAQATELDLSAFKDRIPLEMLGRTRFPAIGELPYMITLSPYGFYWFELQERDKSAPVVQRAVPEFETLVVPLNATWVSLARERGVFERDVLPGHLARSRWYPERSPKAIRPTLTSAIPFCDIGDNRPWLAFFETTQRGVTTRYVLPMQIEWVRFDRERYNPHALAAVRQGAREGTLLDVATDQIFISLLLRNLQQSLTVDESEQGLRLEFRPTGRFGDKPIRQPEHIRIVESDQPRSTALVDNDHVVKIYRTVQPGPNPEIEIGRFLTDIVNFANTPALLGSVELVEGNEKSAVGVVHAFVANQGDLWTVSAAYLDRFVEEQRILAASMHPGEREEEIPYLRHMSQAGRRVAELHVALASNSELAEFAPEPTARDDVQRWIDDVTLCAGRVFDALRHRRETLKEADRALADQVLALQPTLPDRLERLLPRELDAASIRCHGDLELSQLLIVKDDIFIVDFEGAPRRTIAERRRKAPAARDVASLIRSIDYSATAALERALKVAHDEHGKLGAALGEWRDRATVAFFAAYSEAMADQRLWPTDSRAAEGILTFFLLEKALNEIEYELLYRPDWLRMPLTGIIRTLSQPPFEAS from the coding sequence TTGCTGGATCGAAAGGAGGCGCCAGCCGCCGACACGGCTGCCGACGAGCTCTGGTACAAGGACGCGATCATCTATCAGCTGCACGTCAAGGCCTTCGCCGACAGCAACAATGACGGCATCGGCGACTTTGCCGGGCTGACCGAAAAACTGGGGTATCTGCAGGATCTCGGCGTCACCACGCTGTGGCTGTTGCCGTTCTATCCCTCCCCCGGCCGCGACGACGGCTATGACATCGCCGATTACGGCGACATCAACCCCGATTTCGGGACGATGAAGGATTTCCGCCGCTTCATCCAGGAGGCGAAAAAGCGCGGCCTGCGGGTCATCACCGAACTCGTCATCAACCACACGTCCGACCAGCACGACTGGTTCAAGCGCGCCCGCCGCTCCGACCCGAATTCCTCTGCCCGCAACTGGTATGTCTGGAGCGATACCGACCAGAAATACCAGGGTACGCGGATCATCTTCACCGACACAGAGAAATCGAACTGGACCTGGGATCCGGAAGCCGGCCAGTTTTACTGGCACCGATTCTTCTCGCACCAGCCGGACCTCAATTTCGACAATCCGCGCGTGGTGAGCGCGCTGGTGCAGGTGATGAAGCGCTGGCTCGACACCGGCGTCGACGGCTTCCGTCTCGACGCGATCCCCTATCTCTGCGAACGCGACGGCACCAACAACGAGAACCTGCCCGAGACGCACACCATCATCAAGCGGCTGCGCAGCGAACTCGACGCCTACGCCAGGGGCAAGGTGCTGCTGGCCGAAGCAAATCAATGGCCGGAGGACGTGCAGGAATATTTCGGCCGCGGCGACGAATGCCACATGGCCTATCACTTCCCGCTGATGCCGCGCATCTACATGGCGATCGCGCAGGAAGACCGCTTTCCGATCACCGACATCCTGCGCCAGACCCCTGATATTCCGGCCAACTGCCAATGGGCGCTGTTTCTGCGCAATCACGACGAACTGACGCTGGAAATGGTCACTGACGTCGAGCGCGACTATCTGTGGTCGACCTACGCCAACGATCCGCGTGCCCGCATCAATGTCGGCATCCGCCGCCGGCTGGCGCCGCTGATGGACAATGACCGGCGCAAGATCGAACTGATGAACTCGCTATTGCTGTCGTTCCCGGGCACGCCGATCATCTATTACGGCGACGAGATCGGCATGGGCGACAACATCTATCTCGGCGACCGCAACGGCGTCCGCACGCCGATGCAATGGACGCCGGACCGCAATGGCGGCTTCTCCCGCGCCGACCCGGCGCGGCTCTACGCGCCGACCATCATGGATCCTGTCTATGGCTACGAGTCCGTCAATGTCGAGGCGCAGTCGCGTAGCCTCTCCTCGCTGCTCTCAGCCACCAAGCGGCTGATCGCGGTTCGTAAATCCACCCTCGCCTTCGGCCGCGGCACCATGACGTTCATCCGCCCGGAAAACCGTTCGGTGCTGTGCTACGTGCGCCAATATCAGGGCGAAGTCATCCTGTGCGTCGCCAATCTGTCGCGATCGGCGCAGGCGACCGAACTCGACCTTTCCGCCTTCAAGGACCGCATCCCGCTGGAAATGCTCGGCCGCACCCGCTTCCCCGCGATCGGCGAACTGCCCTATATGATCACGCTCTCACCTTACGGCTTCTACTGGTTCGAGCTGCAGGAGCGCGACAAATCGGCGCCGGTGGTGCAGCGGGCCGTGCCCGAGTTCGAAACCCTGGTCGTGCCGCTGAACGCGACCTGGGTGTCGCTGGCGCGCGAACGCGGCGTGTTCGAGCGCGACGTGCTTCCGGGACATCTGGCGCGCAGCCGCTGGTATCCGGAACGGTCACCCAAAGCGATTCGTCCGACCCTGACTTCGGCCATTCCGTTCTGCGACATCGGCGACAACCGGCCATGGCTCGCCTTTTTCGAAACGACGCAGCGCGGCGTCACCACGCGCTACGTGCTGCCGATGCAGATCGAATGGGTGCGCTTCGACCGCGAGCGCTACAATCCGCATGCGCTGGCCGCCGTTCGGCAAGGAGCCCGCGAAGGCACCCTGCTCGACGTCGCCACCGACCAGATCTTCATCTCGCTATTGTTGCGCAACCTGCAGCAATCGTTGACGGTCGATGAGAGCGAACAGGGTCTGCGGCTCGAATTCCGGCCGACGGGCCGCTTCGGTGACAAGCCGATCCGGCAGCCCGAGCACATCCGCATCGTCGAGTCCGACCAGCCCCGCAGCACTGCCCTGGTGGATAACGACCATGTCGTCAAGATCTACCGGACGGTTCAGCCCGGCCCGAATCCCGAGATCGAGATCGGGCGCTTCCTCACCGATATAGTGAACTTTGCCAATACCCCGGCGCTGCTCGGCAGCGTCGAACTGGTCGAGGGCAACGAGAAGAGCGCGGTCGGCGTCGTTCACGCCTTCGTCGCCAATCAGGGCGACCTCTGGACCGTGAGTGCGGCCTATCTCGATCGCTTCGTCGAGGAACAGCGCATCTTGGCAGCGAGCATGCACCCAGGCGAGCGCGAGGAAGAGATCCCCTATCTGCGCCACATGTCGCAGGCCGGGCGGCGCGTGGCCGAGTTGCATGTTGCGCTCGCCAGCAACAGCGAGCTTGCCGAATTCGCGCCGGAGCCGACCGCACGCGACGACGTGCAACGCTGGATCGACGATGTGACGCTCTGCGCCGGGCGCGTGTTCGATGCGCTCAGGCATCGCCGGGAAACACTGAAGGAAGCCGACAGGGCGCTGGCCGATCAGGTGCTGGCGTTGCAGCCAACCCTGCCCGATCGGCTCGAAAGGCTGCTGCCGCGCGAGCTCGACGCCGCCAGCATTCGTTGCCATGGCGACCTCGAACTCAGCCAGTTGCTGATCGTCAAGGACGATATCTTCATCGTCGACTTCGAGGGCGCGCCGCGGCGCACCATCGCCGAACGCCGGCGCAAGGCGCCGGCGGCGCGCGACGTCGCCAGCCTGATCCGCTCGATCGATTATTCGGCAACCGCTGCCCTTGAGCGCGCGCTCAAAGTGGCCCACGATGAGCATGGCAAGCTCGGCGCGGCGCTTGGCGAGTGGCGCGACCGGGCGACCGTCGCATTTTTCGCCGCCTACAGCGAAGCCATGGCCGATCAACGGCTGTGGCCGACCGATTCCAGGGCCGCCGAGGGCATATTGACCTTCTTCCTGCTCGAGAAGGCCCTGAACGAAATCGAATATGAATTGTTGTATCGGCCGGACTGGCTACGCATGCCTCTGACCGGAATCATCCGAACCTTGTCGCAACCGCCATTCGAGGCCTCATGA